From the Colletotrichum lupini chromosome 1, complete sequence genome, the window TAAGCTCTTGAGCAAAGGCGCCGACGACTCGTTCCACTTCACTTTTCGAGCTCCTTGAGTATCGGTCCTTGATACGCACCCATGTCCAGCTACTGATATTGGGTCCCGCCTTGGCAAACTTGGCATTGATCATGTTCCATGAGCCTTTTGAAGCGGTGATGCTCTTGTTCGCATACGAAAGATTAGGCGCGATTAACTCGCGACCGTGGACGGTCAATAGATTCTTGTCGACCTTGAGGCCAAAGTCCTTGACAACCTCGCTGTCGAGGCCCAAAGCTTTGCAGCTGTCGAAAGTGAGGGAGATGGCGTTGCTAAAGGGGGATCGACAAGCAAAGTTGAGCATCTCGGTCGTCTCCTGGCCGTTGAGCTTTGCGCGAACAGCTTGGCCGGCAATGATGGTGCACTGCTCAGCTGGGAAGAATGTCGGCTTTTCGCGGGTTCCAAGGTTGACGAGAGGCAAGGTGAGATCGGGAGCTGTGCCGTACTTCCAGGTCCAATATTGCTCGACGGTGTACATGCCTGGCGGTCTGTTGTTCATCACCGTCCTTTGTCCGTCTGCTGGCTCCATCCTGAAGAACACCTGGCGAGGGCCACCGTAGTGCCATGGATCCGCAATTCTAGCATCGTTGCTGCTGAGGTCTCCCCTGTATGCAAGGCCGAGAACCGTCTTCTTACGGGTGATCTCTTGTCCCTTTGCATCCTTGAACTTGATCTCGACACGAGTGCGAGCCAGAAACTTGGACAGGGCGCGAAGTCTGGTGATGTTCCGTGTGGCATCTGCAGGGCTCCTTTGGAAGACATCGACCTGAGACCAAAGGCAAAGGTCGCGAATACTGACGGGCATCTTGAAGACACCATGGGTGACGTTGACGTTCAAGAGCATTGACCCTGTGCCCAATTTCACGCTTTGGAAGTATCCTCTGATAGCCGTGAGAGGATCCTGTTGGCCAAGCTGGTGACTGGTAGATCCTTGACCCCAAGGAAAGAACCGGCCCTTGCCAATAGCAGTGACCTGGTCGTTCTTACGGGCAGTGTAGCCGAGAATGACGCCTAGAGCGTCGACAGAGGCTGCAAATCTAGGGAAGTTGGCTTCGTCCGGGTCGCTCTTGTCAATCATGGTCTGAAGATACTCCTTCATCTCCTTCAATGGAGCTGCTGTTTCGCCAACGATCTTAACCAGGTAGCTCTCTGACCTGTCGGAATTCTCCTGCCTGAGGATAACCTTGATGGGGTTGACGGCCAACTTGAGCTTCTTCAGAGAGATGAGCTGGCTTTTGAACTCGGTGGCGAGAATGGCGTTTGGCTCAAGGTTCTTCAACTCTTCGAGAGCAGCTTGAAGAATGATCTTCAACTTGCGAGCCGGGATGGAAGATGGAGGGCcatcgctgccgccgccgccgctactGCTGCCACCACCTCCAGGCTGGGCCTTCTCCTTGCCCTTGCCCTTGCCCTTAGGTGTAGACTCCTTCTCCTTAGTTTCGCCCTTGCGGACTTCAAGGTTGTACCGCCAAACGGCGTCAGGGTTGACGGTGAGGTGGAAGTAGTTGGCCCACAGGATGACCTTTTTGCCTTTGGTCCCGTAGGCAGGGCGACGGGGCATGAGTGCGGCCGAGTTCACTTCAGTGAGCGTCATCGAGCTCATCTTCTTGAAAAGTTGGGCGTCCTGAGACTGGTGAGCCTTGATGATGCGATTCTCGAGCTCGATTGTGCCGCGATCGGGTTGGGGAATTGACTTGTTCTGACTGCTGAGAGTTAGTCGAGCTTTAGCGATGGCTGTGATCTTGAACCTACCCGAAGAATTGAGACTCATTCTCGAATGGGTCTCTGAAGCCGCCGTAACCACCTcgtccaccaccacctcgtCCGCCGCGGTCAAAGCCGCCTCGTCCTCCCCGGTCACCTCGGAAGCCACCACCACGGCCACCACGATCACCTCCAGGACCGCCACCACGGCCGCCGCGGTCTCCTCTAAAGCCGCCACGTCCGCCGCCTCGGTCACCTCGGAAGCCGCCGCCATCGCCGCCTCCTCGGGATTGGAAGTCACCGCCTCCGCGCCCTCCTCCACCACGGCCTCCACGATCTCCACCACGACCCCCACGATCTCCTCCCCGGCCACCACGGCCACCGCCCTGGCCACCACGTCCAGAGTCAGCCATTGAATAAGTGAAGGGGTGTTCAGTAAAGCTGAAGCTACATAACAAATCAGTCACAAGTTCAATTGAGATTCCAGTGCTCGGCAACACGAACTGTGGGAGCGCTACTTACTGAACGAGACTGTATTCAGATATTCCTTGGCTTATTTATGTGCCCTGCGTCGTCAATGTGTAAGCATGAAAGAGCCCAGGTCAAGTATGCTTTCGGGAGCAAAGGCACATTTGGCGTCGGCCAGCGAGTGGCATGCCAAACGGAAAAGTGCAATGATTTGGCCAATGGCGAATTAAAGCAAAAAGAACAATGGGTGACAAATGATGAAAGTACCAAGGGCAACCGACGCGGGAGGCCGTCAAAGGTAAAACAAACGAACCAAGGTCACAAAAAGCTACTCAGCTGATGATCTTGGGTTGGAGGTGTTGCGTTAGTCCAGCGTGAAAGATGGGAGATGGGATGGGTGAAAGTatgtaggtaggtagtggATCTCAGTCCCGGTAGGGAGGCGGCGGGTATCCTTGTGTGTCTGAAGTGGGGCACTGCACCAGAGAAAGTCAAAAAGGGTCTTTCCGACTCCTTCACGACGGTACTTGGAAGTCCGGGGTAGCTTCGGAGGAGCGACTACCTACTTAAGCTTAAGGTGAAGGTCACTATGGTGCAAAAAGAGGCTCAATCAGGGTGGCAGGCAGTTTCGTAGCTTCCCACTGTTGTGAGAGCACCTGCAGATAAATATGGATGATTTGTCCAAGGCAAGCCAAACTGACGATGCCCAAGCTGACAGTTTGCACAGGGACGTAATGCAATCGTTGGAAACCGTCATTGGGACCTATTATCGGTGTCTATCACCCTATCAAAGAACTTGAACTACTGTGGTAAAAGTACTCTGTGCGACGCAACATCAAAGTGTAAAAACGGCGGGGGAGGATGGCCTCCTTTGCCCAAGCACCAACGTCTGCTTGAAGCCCGCAACCAGCTGTCTTTCTCCCATTGCTCCCCATGTGGCTCAGCCAACGCCCTGGCATACTACCGGTGCATGCACAAACCCAGGATATCCAGGGGCTCTCCCGATTGGTTGAATGCGTTTGATCAGCTTCGTAAGTCCACAAGATGGTTGCGGAAGCACACCCACACCAGTCCCCAACTCCCGATAGACTGCCTGCCAGGCATATGGCCCATGACCAAGCCGACCAGTACAGACCGACCTCGCCTCAACTTCCGGCCATGACTGTTTTAGGGTATAAAGACACCATCCCTGGTGGAATAGATGTAGCTCTTTTCTCACTTTGCCGGTGCTTTCCTACCGGTAGATGCGTGCGTGTTTTGCTGTTCTGAACGTCGTTGATGATGCAGTCAAGCCCATGACTGCAGGCGAGGTCAAGCCAACGCAAAAAGCAAAAAGGAGCGGTGTGTATCTGCACAGCAGGGAAGCAAAAACAAATGGAGTGCCTACCTTGAGTGAGGGGTGCGACCATTTGGTTTGCAATCGGCAGCTGGCCGGACCAGAGACACCGGGAAGGCGAAATTGTGGCTGCTGATTGTCCGTGTCATCAAGTCTTTCGCTCTGCTATGGCACTTACCTTGCTTTCTTCGGGAGTCATATGCTATCAAGTCGAGAAAGCGTTTTATTTCTGGCATTTAACTAACATGAAGCTCACGATCTCCGAGCTAGGATATGATGCCATCGCTAACGATGGAGGGCATCATTGCAGTCCGGCGTTTGAGGTGGGGCCGGCTGAGAAGGGACCTGGCAGCGGTTACCGGGCGATTAGCTGCGTTGGAGATCCAGCGCAGGTTAACTGCATACCTTACATCAGGATGTGCCaagctacctaccttacctagtgTACCTAGTGTGCCTAGGTAGATGAGTAAGTTGGTGCCCAAGTACGACTACCAACGACTCGAGAGATTGAGTGAGCGAAAGCGTGGAGCATTACACGACCTCAAGTTGAGGCGGCACAAAAAGTAGAGTTTGCAGCTTGGAGGATCATTTCAAATTGTTCAGATTTTACAATGATGCCCTCTCCCTATTTTCCTTTCAACACCGCAAACGCCCTCGTTGTGAACGCAGTTAGAAAACAACTTGTGAAAGGCAGTTTGTCGTCATCCCACAGCGCGCACCCTTGCATGACAGCGGACCACCGCATACGCCAGCATTGGCGGCAGCCCACCGGCGATATGGAAGCATCGAGCAAACACGCAACCAGTTCATCATTGATCTCACCCCGTCGCTATTGGACAGCCTTGACGTGGCCCGCCGTAGCCACCTTGAGAATATCGCCTTCGAGCCCCTTGATGTGCACGAAATCGACACCCGCCCTCTCGAGCGCGCTCCGTCCGGTATTATCCTTGACGAACTTTTCCGGCTCCTGAACACCTACGTAGACGGTCTTGATAAAAGACCGCAGCTGGAGAATCCTCTTGGTACAGGGCAGATTCCCACTGAGCCTCGTCGAGCACGGTTCCATGGTCGTGTAGAGCACAAGCGGCGTCTTGATGACGGAGCCCAGCTCCTCCTCGGTAACGTCGTGCTGTTGGGCCAGCTTCATGAAGCAGCACTGCTCGGCGTGCGTGTTACCTGGCAGCTCCAAGGTGTAGCCCGTCGAGATAACTGTGTTGGTGGCGGGGTTGACGAGGGCCGCTCCGACTCTGTAATTTGTCGGCTTTGGTGGTGACTGTTTCGCCAGCGAGAGCGCATATTGGAGGTACCCCTCGTGGTCGCCTGGCGCTATCGGTGCTGGTTGAATCCCCTCAACCTCTGATGCCATTTTCAGGATATACGAAAGTTGACTGGATTACTTCGAGTACAGTGCGATAAGTGAGATTATGAGGGTTTCCCGAGTGCTTTGAGATGTTTCAATACTGCAAGACGAATTGAGCTGGAATGGCCTCTAACATGAGATTGATTAGTTACAAAAAGTAGCTTTCATCAGTGAGCCAGTCATCGTGGGAGGGGCAGAGGGGCAGGGAGTGAAGCTCTTGCCTCAGCTCAGCGCATCGGTGCCGCAAGCCCCGTTTCGCCGACTTCCTCGACGCACGGACTGCCAATCGACCCGGTGCTTAAACGCATGCGTCCCACCACTTTAGCAGGCGCGTCTCCGCGAGCTTGAGCGCGTCGCAGAGCTCTGAGTGAGCTTTCTGTCTATCATCAACCCAACATTCACATCCCCACAGCCTTCAAAATGTCATCTCCCGACGAGCTTGTTGACGACAGTCCCCCCGAGATCGACCCCTATGAGATCTTGGGACTCGAACGCGAGGCTACACCGGAACAGGTCAAGTCTGCCTACCGAAAAGCAGCACTCAAGAACCACCCAGGTAAGAGGGAGCAGCCCACCATCCTCGTGGGGCATGATTGACATTACTTCTCGCGTAGACAAGGTCTCCGACGACCAGAGAGATGAGGCGAAGGAAAAGTTCCAGGCCATTGCTTTCGCCTACGCCATTCTCTCTGACCCGGCACGACGCAAGCGATACGACACAACCGGTTCTACATCCGAGTCCATCATCGACTCCGAGGGCTTCAACTGGTCCGACTATTACCGCGAGCAATTCCAAGATGCGATCTCTGCAGAAGCCATCGAAAAGTTTGCCAAGAAGTACAAGGGCTCCGACGAGGAGAAGGACGACGTCTTGATCGCCTACGAAAACTCCAAGGGCGACATGGACGGGATCTACGAGTCAGTCATGCTAAGCGACGTGCTCGAGGACGACGAACGGTTCCGCCAGATCATCGACGAGGCTATTGCCAGCGAAGATGTCCAGGCATACAAGCGGTATACAAAGGAGAGCAAGCTGTCAAAAGCGGCTCGCGTCAAGGCAGCAAAGGGCGAGGCGAACGAGGCCGAGGAGTACGCCAAAGAGCTTGGAGTTCACGATAAGCTCTTTGGCGACAAAAAGGGCAaggggaagaagaagggcaaggaTAATGGAGAGGCCGACCTGGCCGCGCTCATTAAGGGCAACCAGCAAAAACGTGCAGGTTTTCTGGACGATCTCGCTGCCAAGTATGGAGCCACCAGCCAGCCTAAAAAGGGCAAGAAGAGGGTcgtggaggaggaagagccgTCAGAAGAGGCATTCCAGGCTGCAGCTGCACGGCTGAAAAAGCCCAAGGCAGACGAAAGCAAACCTGCCAAAGCGGGAAGAAGATCGAAGCGGTAAAACATGGCATTTCTGGATTGGCGTCTAAGGCTTGGGGGAAACCGGCAAGGATATGGAATCTTGGTATGGGACTCAATCGCATGAATGAAAGTGATATTTCTGAATTGTTGGAGACCTTCCACGTCTTCACGATCATGTTCGATAACTCCCAACTTGGCGGATGGTGACGAGTGCTTTACTCTAGCACTATTTGGATGCAAAGTGCTTCAGAGGTAATGTGAGGTAGCACTTGTATCAGCATGGGGTCCTGGACGGTAGCGCCACAAGGCGGGGCACTCGGCACTGCAGTCGCTAAAACATCCCCAGGTCAACCACGAAAGTTTACTTTTCCCCCAAGAACGGAATCTCCCACTATCACGTACATGTTCCAACGCGACGCGCTTTCGGAGCCTCAGAACGGCCGACCGCTCCCATCCGAGGTAACCTGCAGCTGACTATCACGACATTTCACGGTCAGGTCTTGGTTGAGGATGCCAAAGTGATCCTCTACCGACAATGCCATGACGAGCGATGTATCAATAGGCGGCCTCTATCCGCAGTACTGCCTGCAACGCTCCCCAACCTTCAACACATGGTGCCTCATGCAGGCATCCGACGTACACGCCCTGAAGACCGTGCCTGAATATGAAGGTAAAATTGCCGCCAACATGCCCAGTGTGCGTGGCTCCACAGGCTGACGAGTGAATACATGCTGCAGTTCAGAACTTCTACTTCTACAAGAACCTGCCTATCAAATGGGCACGCATCGTCGGCATCGTCGTCGCCGTGGACGACTTCCCGGGCCGGCGCATCTACACGGTTGACGACAGCAGCGGGGCTTGCATCGAATGCACAGTCGCGACAAAGACACCGCCGTCCGACAACAGCGCTACCAATCTGGACACCAACGGGTGGTTCACCAAACGACCGCAGCCGCAGCCTCCTGCCGACTGCGTCGACGTAGATGTCGGCACCGTCATCGATATCAAGGGAGGACTGGCTATGTTCCGTGAGGAGATGCAGATCAGGATCGAAAAGGTCAAGATCCTCCGGTCCACGGAGGAAGAAGTGGCGCTGTGGGAGAAGCGCACGCGGTTCCGGAACGAGGTGCTTCTGCCGCCGTGGGTGCTTAGTGAGAGGCAGATTCGGAAGTGTAAGAAGGAAGGGATGAGGGATGCCGAGAGCGAGGAGAGGAAGCGCAAGAGGGAGAGGAGGCGCGAGGagaggaagaaggaggaggaggagatgcGGCGCAAGACTGAGGCTGCCGAGGCGGCGGCTGCGCAGGAGAACCGGTATCGTGCATACAAGTTGAAGAAAGCAGATGGATCGCGGCCGATGGTACAGACCAGCCAGGTCTTTACGGCAGTTCCAACCACAACAGCGGCTGCAGCTGCCCCTATCGTGGAGGATCGATACCGTGCGTACAAGTTGAGGAAAGGAGACGGATCGCGCCCGATTGCGTATGCTGGCCAAGTCATCGCGGCGGTACCGACTGAGGCTACGGCTGCGTCGGTCGTGGAGGACCGATATCGTGCCTACAGTCTGAAGAGGGGACACTCAACCCAAGAACAGCAGCCTCAACGAGTCACGAGGCCGGCTCCGAGTCCGGCCGCGGAAGACCGTTATACAGCCTACAAGATCAAGAAAGGAGGAGACAGTCGGCCGGTCATGAGGCCAGATGCTACGACTATTGACACCGCTGCTGCCGAGGCCGTGGAGGATCGGTACCGCGTTTACAAGCTGGGCAGGTCTGGGGCTAATAGCCTGGAGAAGAAAAGATGAGACTGCAAGGGGAGCAACATTCTCTTGGTTTCTGATATACGGTTCATTATAGGCGCTTGGGGCGCTTGGGAGTAGACTTGCTTTCGATACCCGCGATTGGCTCTGCGATTTCAATtgactactattactatccaTTATATGATGCAGACTACACTTCCGACACCATCTTTCGCCTGACGCTACCTTCATCGAATTGTACAATTCATCTGCACATGTTCCAGTTCACAGCAGCAAGCCAAGTGTGGCCACTGACATTCGCCAAGATGACGCCAAGGATTTCTCCAAGATCATATTGCCTGGTGACAGGCAGAAGAAGCTGGTTACACTGAAAAGAAGCAACCTCTTGTCGCCAATGCGTCAGCAAAGGGCATCTTCTGACCACTGTCGTCAACCTCAGCTCAACATCTGCTCTCGCAACAATGGCCTGTAGTTGCAGTTACCACCCCGATCCAGCTGCTCAAAAGTCAGCGATGCCATTACTCTTACGTCACTGGCCCGAGTGTCTCGCTAAAGGCAAAGAGAGGGACGACGATATGCCCCTCCATGGCTTTGGTCCCTGGAGATAGAAGACATTCTTTTTGCCCCAACGGGTCTCAATTATACGTGCATACCATCGTATTCGAGGCCAAGTGACCTGTTGCTCTGTCAATTGCACCGGTCATTTTTGCCAATATTGGCTGATTTCCCCTCCCTTCTCGGACTGTCAAGCGGCAGCTTGGATGCCGAAGAGTCTCCACGCCAAGGGCAGGCACGCGTCAGCCAAAGAGGGTCGTTTCGTTTGGGTGCTGCATTAATCGTGCATACTTAACCTCATGAGTCGAGACTCCCCATCGCAACATCTCTCTCCAATTGCGCTTGCCAGAAAAAGACCCAAGACCGCCTAGTTGAACCAGTACACATACCTACCTTGTCTTTATCTTACTTGCCGGTCTTTTTGCGGCTGCATCGCGTCTTGTCGCCCAACGCAGTCCTCAGACCATTGCCGGTGCCGCTGTTGCCAGCCACAACATCATCGTCGCTTCATCAGCTCTTGGCCAAATACTCAGAAGCCTCTGCTGCCATCAAGACACGGCCACCACCGACGCCTACCTGTCTTGACTGATCGCGATCCCTCAGTGCCTAGCACCTTATCCTATCTCACCAGGCGGCTCTCATTGCTCTGTACCTAGACCTAGTTCCCCGGCAAGCCGCTCTGCATTCCTAACCAGGTGAGACCTATCCATTGTTTCTGGAACCGGTACATTCCCTTCACATTCTTGGCCCATACGTTGCGCGGTAACGCTGCAAATCTTCACGTTCTGGACTGCGGCAATCCCACCCGTGGGCTTACCACTATCGGTTCACCGAGGACTGTCCATTGTTGATGTGTGGCTGCTTTCACCATGACACCTGTTTATATGAGTTGGAGCACCGCTCCTATACTACCTCATGCAGAATTGAGGAACTTCTCTCCCTGCCACGCGCTACCTAACATACCCCCAAAAGCCAGAAACAGGCTTGAACATCCTCTACAACCTCATACTAACACGATAAGATCATTGCCTCCCCCGCAATGACGGGCTTTCATAAGAAAATGGGGATCCTCAGGCTAACTTTGATACAGGTCCTCCTCTGCGAGAACGCACTTGCCCTATTTCACCAGCAACACGTTCGCCTTCACGATACTCACCCGGATTCGGTGTCTCTCGGCCAATTGAACGTCCGGGCTTTACTCCTCGATAGTCGTGATATAGCTTGCGTGACAGAGACGGCGAACGTAACCGTAACAGTCAGGGCCACGAAAGGATCACAGCAAACATCAGCACCAGCATTGGATAACTCCCAGGTTCCCAACGTCGTCACCAGCGCCGAAGCTAGCGGAACAGTAGTGATCTTGCCATCTCTAACCAACACAGCGCCTCAAACTTCTGGATACGTTGCGACTGGTCTCACTGCATCGGGCAAGGTTACGTCTTGCCCTCTTATGTCAAACCCTATTCCGACGCCCTCATCTCTCATCGACACAGCTGCGCCTGCTACTTCAGTTGCACCACTTCCATCCGCGCCAATGCCTTCCGGAGACATCTTTTCTGAGCCCATTGGCACTGGGGCACCCCCGGGCACCATCTCAGCCCGCAGTGATCACCCGGTTCCGAGAAAGGGCATCACCTCGAGCTCACCGATTCAGACAAACAAGTTTTACTCCAACTTCTTCCTCGGAGACCAGACGGCGCCGACGTACACCTACCCTTATGGCATAGCATGGGGGGCAGGACGAGGGGCTGCTGCCAGCTACGGCATGACGATTTCCCACATCGAAGCGAGCCAGCGTGTCTTCGGCCCGACCAAGGCGGATTCTGGAGCTGCGTCTTATTTCATTAACCCGGTAGGTATTCAATCAATGGTAATTAGCGCTCAGGAGCTCGGGTCGGACACCGCGGTGGGAATCGACAGCATCACGGCCTTCTCTGCAACAATTCACCTGAAGCCGAATGCCCAAGCTGTGCCGGCGGTTTCTTTCCCTCTCGTCCAAGGAATGCCCTTCATCACAGCCCAGTATGCCGGCGCGACCCCCGTGATCCGCACGGGAGTCTTCTTCAGGACGGTTACGCGGGTGACACAGGACCCCAAGGCCGGCGTTGCCAAGTACACTTTCCAGCTCGAAGACGGCAAGATCTGGCGATTGTACGCATATGCAACCACCGGATCTCAGCTCAACCTGCAGGTTGTCAACAACGGTCTCGCCCAATCAACGCAGCCGTTCTACGGAATCATTCAAGTCGCCAAGGATCCTGGAAATGGAGAGGCACTGCTTGACCAGGCGGCCGGTGTTTATCCCACGACAGTCGCGCTGTCTGGTTCAGTGAGCGGCACCACGGGCTCGTACACGTTCAAGTTTGCCAAGGACGGTCATCCTGATGGCAAGCTGGTCATGTACGCGCTGCCGCACCATGTCTCCTCATTTGATTCTACGACGAGAAACGGCGTTCAGCCGGTTCAGCTCATGACTCCTGCCAAGGGTATCGCAACAGCAGTCTTGGCTGACCAGTGGACGATGCAAGAATCGAACTTGCCTGTGAGCATGGGTTTCGCTCCTTGGAGCCCTGACCAAGGCAGTCTCACCACGCTATCTGACAATGCCAAAGTCGTGATCCGCGGGATAGCAGCCCAGGAGGTATCCCAGGACATGATGGCTCAGTCTGATCTGGACTCCATGTACTTCAGCGGAAAGGTAAGTCTACTTCATATATCTGTGAAACGTCTCAACTAACTCGCAACTAGGCCCTGGCCAAGTTTGCCTTACTGATTATTGTGATCAATGACATTCTGGGCGACCCAGCATTGGCGCAGTCAGGCCTGAACAGGCTCAAGGCAGCGTTTGCCACGTTTGCTACCAACAAACAAAAGTACCCGCTGGTATATGAGAGTGAGTTGCGGTTTCTCGAGACGATACATACATCCCGCTAACCAGACCCAGGCGCTTGGGGAGGTGTCGTGTCTTCAGCAACCTACGTCACGGGCAACGACGGCGCCGACTTTGGCAACACGCAGTACAATGACCACCATTTCCACTATGGCTATCATATCCTTGCAGCCGCAGCCATTGCTCATTTGGACCCGAGCTGGCTGAGTGCGAACAAGGACTATGTGAATGCTCTGGTGCGAGACGTGGCCAACCCCAGCACCCAAGATACCTACTTCCCTACGTGGCGTGCTTTCGACTGGTACCATGGCCACAGCTGGGCCCATGGTCTGTACGCCTCGTACGATGGAAAGGTGAGCTGCGCTTTTCCTCGAGGTCGAAAGCGCAAGAACTAACATCACGGACAACAGGACCAAGAATCAAGCTCCGAAGACATGATGCACGCCTACGCCCTCAAGATGTGGGGTGACGCCTCGGGCGACAGCATGCTCTCATCGCGAAGCAACCTCCAGCTCTCCATCATCGCCCGCGCCCTCCAGGACTACTACCTCTACAAGAGCGACAACGTCGTACAGCCACCCCAATTTATCGGCAACAAGGTGGCCGGCATCCTCTTTGAGAACAAGATTGACCACACGACCTACTTTGGCGCTAACATCGAGTTCATCCAAGGCATCCATATGATTCCCCTCCTCGCGCCCTCGCCTTTTGTCCGCACACCGGCCTTCGTCAAGGAAGAATGGGACGTGTACTTTAGCAACGGACGCGTCGATACTATCGCGGGCGGCTGGAGGGGTATCATCTATGGAAACCTTGCGACGATTGACGGTAAGACGGCGTGGAACTTTTTCAACAGCTCCAACTTTGATCCTAGCTGGATCGACGGCGGCGCGAGTTTGACGTGGTACTTGACGTATGCAGCTTGTAAGTGTCGACCATATTTCAGCCTTGTGCAAGGAAATTGTGAATACTGACACAATCTCACAGTAATGGGCAACGTCTAAGACGTTTTTCAACACCCTGAATGGGAAACCACACCAGTCCTATATCAACACTTACATGACTGGTGTATGGAATGAACGACATGAAGATCAAGAAGGGCGGCACCATTCGAATTCGGTTTtctcttatttct encodes:
- a CDS encoding piwi domain-containing protein; the encoded protein is MVAPLTQASALLNTPSLIQWLTLDVVARAVAVVAGEEIVGVVVEIVEAVVEEGAEAVTSNPEEAAMAAASEVTEAADVAALEETAAAVVAVLEVIVVAVVVASEVTGEDEAALTAADEVVVDEVVTAASETHSRMSLNSSGRFKITAIAKARLTLSSQNKSIPQPDRGTIELENRIIKAHQSQDAQLFKKMSSMTLTEVNSAALMPRRPAYGTKGKKVILWANYFHLTVNPDAVWRYNLEVRKGETKEKESTPKGKGKGKEKAQPGGGGSSSGGGGSDGPPSSIPARKLKIILQAALEELKNLEPNAILATEFKSQLISLKKLKLAVNPIKVILRQENSDRSESYLVKIVGETAAPLKEMKEYLQTMIDKSDPDEANFPRFAASVDALGVILGYTARKNDQVTAIGKGRFFPWGQGSTSHQLGQQDPLTAIRGYFQSVKLGTGSMLLNVNVTHGVFKMPVSIRDLCLWSQVDVFQRSPADATRNITRLRALSKFLARTRVEIKFKDAKGQEITRKKTVLGLAYRGDLSSNDARIADPWHYGGPRQVFFRMEPADGQRTVMNNRPPGMYTVEQYWTWKYGTAPDLTLPLVNLGTREKPTFFPAEQCTIIAGQAVRAKLNGQETTEMLNFACRSPFSNAISLTFDSCKALGLDSEVVKDFGLKVDKNLLTVHGRELIAPNLSYANKSITASKGSWNMINAKFAKAGPNISSWTWVRIKDRYSRSSKSEVERVVGAFAQELRTNGMSLSAPIELPDHEVADSAGAIADRFKKLDEYFKFKKHNAKGLFLLIVLPRQDTGLYSTVKKLADTVYGFHSVCVVEKTFMKDNKQTYANVGLKWNLKNGGVNHIVKDPIDIVNQGKTMIVGYDVTHPTNMPNDKNSAPSLVGLVASVDKDMGQWPGVAWEQDSRQEMLGNELVTHFKRRLELWRAHNKGNLPEYIVIYRDGVSEGQFTQVLDIELPMIRQACTAMYGNRRPKISIIVSVKRHQTRFYPTSEADMDPKSRNIKNGTVVDRGITQARYWDFFLTAHTALKGTARPAHYTVLLDEIFRDKYGVGDRAADNLEKLTHDLCYSFGRATKAVSICPPAYYADIVCERARVHRPEHFDASEASETGSTIGGPSTLSVSVHENLKDTMYYI
- a CDS encoding cytidine and deoxycytidylate deaminase zinc-binding region, which gives rise to MASEVEGIQPAPIAPGDHEGYLQYALSLAKQSPPKPTNYRVGAALVNPATNTVISTGYTLELPGNTHAEQCCFMKLAQQHDVTEEELGSVIKTPLVLYTTMEPCSTRLSGNLPCTKRILQLRSFIKTVYVGVQEPEKFVKDNTGRSALERAGVDFVHIKGLEGDILKVATAGHVKAVQ